The Methanoregula boonei 6A8 genome has a window encoding:
- a CDS encoding tetratricopeptide repeat protein has protein sequence MGLIDSILKSSGVNAETEFCKAETLCRQGYYTDAVNILDKVLAAEPNHLRASQLKGFALYQMGTFEEALQYFDKALGIDANLPDALVYKGLIYSGFGKHAHALDLYDRALAIHPGFIQAWYAKGLTLAILERYDEAIQSYDRVLVLQPKHVDALIGISVARKKKGAGPKENTILQHPKTNLPEKSRPAPAAPIAASPAQTQKPLAPKPAPVLVQKPPEPVAIPAHPKLSSRQDPAPALVPAESRIVPNSSPAAVLNVRQPAAVPAHNASRAMPKMPPVPATVPAQPRTAPEAPATHRGFPEENLLEPEPSSPASPRCSTYEEMIREIAANPEKVPGPDRWLLLGNLSMKLGKFRDAAGMFEHYLGLVQNDADAWRALGDAHKKCGLYDEAREAYDHALALNPETAAVWISHAKVLVMLRDHEGALVSCDQAISQDGEYIEAWLYKGFILKKIHRNDDAMAAYDRVLMLNPGHDHAVRELRRMKGGA, from the coding sequence ATGGGACTCATCGATTCAATCCTGAAAAGCAGCGGAGTAAATGCAGAGACCGAGTTTTGCAAGGCCGAGACCCTCTGCCGGCAGGGATACTACACCGATGCGGTAAATATCCTCGATAAAGTACTTGCCGCGGAGCCCAATCATCTCAGGGCCTCGCAGCTCAAGGGCTTTGCCCTTTACCAGATGGGAACTTTTGAAGAAGCACTCCAGTATTTCGACAAGGCGCTGGGCATTGATGCAAACCTTCCCGATGCGCTGGTATACAAGGGACTCATCTACTCCGGTTTTGGGAAACATGCCCACGCACTTGATCTCTATGACCGGGCACTTGCGATCCATCCCGGCTTTATCCAGGCCTGGTATGCAAAAGGACTCACCCTTGCCATCCTTGAACGGTACGACGAGGCGATCCAGTCGTACGACCGGGTGCTCGTCCTCCAGCCAAAGCACGTGGATGCCCTGATCGGGATAAGCGTTGCCCGTAAGAAAAAAGGAGCCGGGCCAAAAGAGAACACAATCCTCCAGCATCCCAAAACCAACCTCCCGGAAAAATCCCGTCCTGCCCCTGCTGCCCCGATCGCAGCATCACCCGCACAAACCCAGAAACCCCTTGCTCCAAAACCTGCGCCGGTACTGGTTCAAAAGCCTCCTGAACCGGTCGCGATCCCGGCACACCCCAAACTATCTTCCCGGCAGGATCCTGCACCGGCGCTGGTACCGGCGGAATCACGAATAGTTCCAAACTCCTCACCGGCCGCGGTGCTGAATGTGCGACAGCCCGCTGCGGTACCAGCCCATAATGCATCCCGGGCCATGCCAAAAATGCCGCCGGTACCTGCCACGGTTCCGGCACAGCCACGCACCGCACCGGAAGCACCGGCCACACACCGTGGATTCCCGGAAGAAAACCTTCTTGAACCGGAACCATCATCACCGGCATCTCCCCGATGCAGCACCTACGAGGAGATGATCCGGGAGATCGCTGCAAACCCGGAGAAGGTACCGGGCCCGGACCGCTGGCTTCTTCTGGGTAACCTCTCCATGAAACTCGGGAAGTTCCGGGACGCAGCCGGTATGTTTGAGCATTACCTTGGACTTGTCCAGAATGATGCCGATGCATGGCGGGCATTAGGGGATGCACATAAAAAATGCGGCCTCTATGACGAGGCCCGTGAGGCCTATGACCACGCACTTGCACTGAACCCGGAGACAGCGGCCGTCTGGATCAGCCACGCAAAAGTGCTGGTGATGCTGCGGGATCATGAGGGTGCTCTTGTCTCCTGCGATCAGGCCATCTCGCAGGACGGGGAATATATCGAAGCATGGCTGTATAAGGGTTTCATCCTCAAAAAAATACACCGGAACGACGATGCAATGGCTGCGTACGATCGCGTACTCATGCTTAACCCGGGCCATGATCACGCAGTCCGGGAACTGCGGCGCATGAAGGGCGGGGCGTAA
- a CDS encoding PAS domain-containing protein: MEPDIPGKNSPHQKNSTLGRLFGMPPVKIAAAYFIFGFCWIIFSDDLFLSLPVPQKELLFISSAKGIFFIVITTILLFLLVRHYNRQWQAKNRELLEANQELQVRDEELEAQNGMLARNQAEWETTFNSISDWICLIDPDGRILRTNRGTESLLGIPPEHAIGKHCYDLVHGSQCPVSSCPRQRMLASKKRESLELGMQQRAGWIQITVDPVFDSGGNIVSVVHIVREITARVQEQKAHDQAKKKLHLLNYVTFNEIQNAVFTLWGFQQFVRGKVKDSSAQPAFAKGEELLTRITNSLKFAQAYQNLGIALPVWQDANRVFLLAISHLDFLSLKHSVRLDGLEIYADPLLEQVLQILAENTLLHGQKATQVTLYCTEGPTGVTLFFEDDGVGIPEEIKKEIFSPDFHKTKAIGLFLAKEILEITGITIRETGTPGHGVRFEILVPAGAYRFPGRK, translated from the coding sequence TTGGAACCAGATATCCCGGGAAAAAATTCCCCCCACCAGAAAAATTCCACCCTGGGCCGGCTCTTTGGCATGCCGCCGGTGAAGATTGCGGCAGCCTATTTTATTTTCGGGTTCTGCTGGATCATCTTTTCCGACGACCTCTTCCTCTCGCTTCCGGTTCCCCAAAAAGAGCTTCTCTTCATATCCTCGGCAAAGGGCATTTTTTTTATCGTAATCACCACGATCCTTCTCTTCCTCCTTGTCCGTCACTATAACAGGCAGTGGCAGGCAAAAAACAGGGAACTTCTGGAGGCAAACCAGGAACTCCAGGTCAGGGATGAGGAGCTCGAAGCCCAAAACGGGATGCTAGCCCGCAACCAGGCCGAATGGGAGACCACATTCAATTCGATATCCGACTGGATCTGCCTGATTGACCCGGACGGTCGGATCCTCCGTACAAACCGGGGTACAGAATCCCTGCTCGGGATCCCCCCTGAACATGCAATCGGGAAGCACTGTTATGATCTTGTCCACGGGTCGCAGTGCCCGGTCAGCTCCTGCCCACGCCAGAGGATGCTGGCAAGCAAAAAGAGGGAGAGCCTTGAGCTCGGGATGCAGCAGCGCGCCGGCTGGATCCAGATTACGGTGGACCCGGTCTTTGATTCCGGGGGAAACATTGTCTCGGTTGTGCATATCGTCCGCGAGATCACTGCCCGGGTGCAGGAGCAGAAGGCACATGATCAGGCAAAGAAGAAACTGCACCTGTTAAACTACGTTACCTTCAACGAGATCCAGAACGCGGTCTTCACCCTCTGGGGATTCCAGCAGTTTGTCCGGGGGAAAGTAAAGGACAGCTCCGCGCAGCCCGCGTTTGCAAAAGGAGAGGAACTTCTTACCAGGATCACAAATTCCTTAAAATTTGCCCAGGCCTACCAGAATCTCGGGATTGCGCTCCCGGTCTGGCAGGACGCAAACCGGGTCTTTCTTTTGGCCATCTCCCACCTGGACTTCCTGTCCCTGAAACATTCGGTCCGGCTCGACGGCCTTGAGATCTATGCCGATCCACTGCTGGAGCAGGTGCTCCAGATCCTTGCCGAGAACACGCTCCTCCACGGGCAGAAGGCAACGCAGGTGACCCTGTACTGTACCGAAGGGCCCACGGGGGTCACCCTCTTTTTCGAAGATGACGGCGTAGGGATCCCAGAAGAGATAAAAAAAGAGATCTTTTCGCCGGATTTCCATAAGACAAAAGCGATTGGTCTCTTTCTGGCAAAAGAGATCCTCGAGATCACCGGCATCACCATTCGTGAGACCGGCACCCCGGGCCATGGCGTCCGTTTCGAGATCCTGGTACCTGCAGGGGCGTACCGGTTCCCTGGCCGGAAGTGA
- a CDS encoding DNA adenine methylase: MARHGKNGGVRPFLKWAGGKSQLLGDIARCLPPGAGNGGKITRYIEPFVGGGAVFFSLVPRCSFNESVICDINEELVLTYRVIRTSLPRLAGELAGIASAYRALSGPGQEAYYYEIRDAFNRERKSIDFTRYNERWIRRAAQIIFLNHTCYNGLFRVNQSGGFNVPFGRYRNPEISGYKNLEGAAALLSRTRILCGDFTRCRSMADDQTFVYLDPPYRPLNATSSFTSYSRGGFSENDQERLAAFFRDLDRKGAQVMLSNSDPASENPDDAFFDELYNGFTIRRVPARRLINCNGARRGTVSELLITNY; encoded by the coding sequence ATGGCACGACACGGAAAAAACGGAGGGGTGCGACCCTTCCTGAAATGGGCCGGGGGCAAGTCGCAGTTACTTGGCGATATTGCCCGGTGCCTGCCGCCCGGTGCAGGAAATGGCGGGAAAATCACGCGCTATATCGAGCCTTTTGTCGGGGGCGGGGCGGTTTTTTTCTCCCTTGTCCCGCGCTGCTCTTTTAACGAGTCCGTGATCTGCGATATTAACGAGGAACTTGTTCTCACCTACCGCGTAATCCGGACCTCCCTGCCCCGGCTTGCCGGCGAACTTGCAGGAATCGCGTCTGCGTACCGCGCCCTTTCCGGACCGGGGCAGGAAGCGTATTATTACGAGATCAGGGACGCGTTCAACCGCGAGCGGAAATCGATTGATTTTACACGCTACAATGAACGGTGGATCCGGCGGGCGGCCCAGATCATCTTCCTCAACCATACCTGTTACAACGGCCTGTTCCGGGTAAACCAGAGCGGCGGGTTCAATGTCCCGTTTGGACGGTACCGGAACCCGGAGATCTCCGGTTACAAAAACCTGGAAGGTGCAGCAGCACTCCTTTCCCGGACACGGATCCTCTGCGGGGATTTTACCCGGTGCAGGAGCATGGCAGATGACCAGACATTCGTGTACCTCGACCCGCCCTACCGTCCGCTGAATGCCACCTCCTCGTTTACCTCATACTCCCGGGGCGGCTTTTCCGAGAACGACCAGGAGCGCCTGGCAGCTTTTTTCCGGGACCTGGACCGGAAGGGTGCACAGGTCATGCTGAGCAACTCCGATCCGGCCAGTGAAAACCCCGACGATGCCTTCTTTGACGAACTCTACAACGGATTTACCATACGGCGCGTTCCGGCCCGGCGGTTGATCAACTGCAACGGCGCCCGGCGTGGTACGGTAAGCGAACTCCTGATCACCAACTATTAA